A single window of Ovis aries strain OAR_USU_Benz2616 breed Rambouillet chromosome 24, ARS-UI_Ramb_v3.0, whole genome shotgun sequence DNA harbors:
- the MSLN gene encoding mesothelin yields MALQTAPPHLGSQRTLAHGSLLLLLLCLGWVLPSRAQAADVGLALLTSRLQRTSRDLSWQQPELTVLLPRARRDAEKKACPPGREAQVVDENLFFYEEWELEACMDGALLATQMRQVNRIPFTYQQLHIFKRKLDEFYPQGYPQSLIEHLSYFFLYVTPEDIHKWNVTSLDTVKSLLKVSQGRGVDAQVAALIARYVGGGGELDKAALDTLATFRPAYLCVLRPEQLGSVQLSVLWMTTPQDLGACSSLQMAVLYHKARTAFQNVSGSEYFTRIEPFLGGASTEDLRAFTWQNISIDAAAFKKLPTEAVLSLTVAEVQKLLGPNLVGLKAEAGNMPLRDWISRQSQEDLDRLGLGLVGGVPNGYLVLDLHSREASSGGPHCLGRGPGPVLTVTASLLLVSVLS; encoded by the exons ATGGCCTTGCAGACCGCTCCGCCCCACCTGGGATCCCAGAGGACTCTCGCCCACGGCAGCCTCCTGCTCCTGCTTCTCTGCCTTG GTTGGGTTCTACCTTCCAGGGCCCAGGCTGCAGACGTGGGACTG GCTCTCCTGACCTCAAGGTTGCAGCGCACATCCCGGGACCTGTCCTGgcagcagcctgagctgactgTCCTCCTCCCGAGGGCCCGGCGGGACGCAGAGA AGAAGGCCTGCCCCCCGGGGCGGGAGGCCCAAGTGGTGGATGAGAACCTCTTCTTCTATGAGGAGTGGGAGCTGGAGGCCTGCATGGATGGGGCCCTGCTGGCCACGCAGATGAGACAAGTGAACCGCATTCCCTTCACCTACCAGCAGCTGCACATTTTCAAGCGCAAACTGGATGAG TTCTACCCACAGGGGTACCCCCAGTCCCTGATCGAGCACCTGAGTTACTTCTTCCTTTACGTCACCCCTGAGGACATCCACAAGTGGAATGTGACTTCCCTGGACACCGTGAAATCTCTGCTCAAAGTCAGCCAAGGGCGTGGGGTGGATGCTCAG GTGGCTGCCCTGATTGCCCGCTATGTAGGGGGAGGAggtgagttggacaaggctgccCTGGACACCCTGGCCACCTTCCGCCCTGCCTACCTGTGCGTGCTCCGCCCCGAGCAGCTGGGCTCCGTGCAGCTCAGCGTGCTTTG GATGACCACACCCCAGGACCTGGGCGCATGCAGCTCACTGCAGATGGCTGTCCTCTACCACAAGGCCCGCACAGCCTTCCAGAACGTCAGCGGGTCTGAATACTTCACAAGGATTGAGCCCTTCCTCG GTGGGGCCTCCACGGAAGACCTGCGGGCTTTTACTTGGCAGAACATCAGTATAGACGCGGCTGCATTCAAGAAACTGCCAACAGAGGCAGTGCTG TCGCTAACCGTGGCCGAGGTGCAGAAACTTCTGGGCCCAAACCTGGTGGGCCTGAAGGCTGAGGCAGGGAACATGCCCCTGCGGGACTGGATCTCCCGGCAGTCGCAGGAGGACCTGgacaggctggggctggggctcgtCGGCGGCGTCCCCAACGGCTACCTGGTCTTGGACCTCCACAGCCGAG AGGCCTCCTCCGGAGGCCCCCACTGCCTCGGACGAGGGCCTGGACCTGTGCTCACTGTGACCGCAAGTCTGCTCCTGGTCTCAGTCCTGAGCTGA